One genomic window of Sardina pilchardus chromosome 15, fSarPil1.1, whole genome shotgun sequence includes the following:
- the echdc2 gene encoding enoyl-CoA hydratase domain-containing protein 2, mitochondrial — protein sequence MALLKRFVLKPSTFSRCLAGGVSSEIGRAHSAFAFGGPARTNTGENRPYFRCGHVRTLHSEAPHGTSIEVDLNRLDGEDTGIVEMQMCREKARNSLGRVFVAQMRELVATLHHDAAVRVVVIRSMVPGVFCAGADLKERAQMANVEAEHFVHGLRSLMNEIAALPMPTIAAVDGFALGGGLELALACDLRTAAHTAQMGLIETTRGLLPGAGGSQRLPRAVGFSVAKELIFTGRRVGGEQARQLGLVNRAVQQNQAGDAAYRDALSLAREILPQAPIAVRMAKEAMNRGIEVDIASGMAIEGMCYARVIPTRDRQEGMKAFIEKRKPNYIGE from the exons ATGGCTTTACTCAAAAGATTCGTCCTTAAACCAAGCACCTTTTCCAGGTGTCTTGCCGGAGGAGTAAGCTCCGAAATTGGCAGAGCTCATAGTGCCTTTGCTTTTGGCGGTCCAGCGCGAACTAACACTGGAGAAAACAGGCCTTACTTTCGGTGTGGTCACGTACGCACTTTGCATTCTGAGGCGCCGCATGGCACATCGATCGAAGTGGATTTAAACCGCCTGGATGGGGAAGATACAG ggATAGTGGAAATGCAGATGTGTCGAGAGAAGGCGAGGAACTCACTCGGCCGCGTGTTTGTGGCACAG ATGCGGGAGCTGGTTGCCACTCTACATCATGATGCCGCTGTACGGGTGGTGGTCATCAGGAGTATGGTGCCGGGGGTCTTCTGCGCAG gcGCAGACCTGAAAGAGCGAGCACAGATGGCGAACGTCGAGGCTGAGCACTTTGTACATGGCCTGCGCTCCCTAATGAATGAGATCG CCGCCTTGCCCATGCCAACTATCGCTGCGGTGGACGGCTTTGCCCTGGGAGGCGGGCTGGAGCTGGCACTGGCCTGTGACCTTCGCACGGCGG cTCACACAGCGCAGATGGGCCTGATTGAGACTACGCGAGGACTTCTCCCAGGGGCTG ggGGCAGCCAGCGTTTGCCTCGGGCCGTGGGCTTCTCCGTGGCCAAGGAGCTGATCTTCACCGGGCGGCGCGTGGGGGGCGAGCAGGCCCGGCAGCTGGGCCTGGTGAACCGCGCCGTGCAGCAGAACCAGGCCGGCGACGCGGCCTACAGAGACGCCCTGAGTCTGGCCAGAGAGATCCTGCCCCAG GCTCCGATTGCGGTCAGGATGGCAAAGGAGGCCATGAACCGTGGCATTGAG GTGGACATTGCCTCAGGAATGGCCATCGAGGGCATGTGCTATGCCAGG GTCATCCCGACACGAGACAGACAGGAGGGGATGAAAGCTTTCATCGAGAAGAGGAAGCCAAACTACATCGGCGAATGA
- the LOC134101661 gene encoding coiled-coil domain-containing protein 190 — MHRGESLAWPGEAQRREERRAEARLAKGIQRLDEAKLYHINTLTREQRRLHRDLLNMRAGNVWRKGFTGLGSQPFNHDPAHPICNNRTQLPTIPLSGKDTKRHRPLKPQSGYSLQARVQEFITNGDSRVDSSAAPLCLPDLKLQSGAAITSNSTTQGEDRDEGKTEKEKGKDGQRERERHRETKKEKEREKDKEVEMEKEVDAQTLPPADTPLVPFELLAPDGRLRTVHTLPNFAQALAEARKARYIRHRGKPPSERELTVREIFSRSPKPSHPLF, encoded by the exons aTGCATCGTGGGGAGTCTCTGGCGTGGCCGGGAGAGGCCCAGCGTCgcgaggagagaagagcagaagCCCGTCTGGCCAAAGGCATTCAGAGACTGGACGAGGCAAAGCTCTaccacatcaacacactcacCAGAGAACAACGGAGACTGCACAGAGACCTGCTCAATATGAGAGCAG GTAACGTTTGGAGAAAGGGATTCACTGGCCTGGGGTCGCAACCTTTTAACCATGACCCGGCTCATCCTATATGCAACAACAGGACTCAGCTCCCCACAATTCCACTGTCTGGCAAAGATACAAAGAGACACAG gccATTGAAGCCCCAGTCTGGTTATTCTCTGCAGGCACGAGTTCAAGAGTTCATCACCAATGGAGACAGCAGAGTAGACAGCTCTGCAGCGCCGCTCTGTCTGCCAGACCTAAAATTGCAGTCTGGAGCAGCAATCACCAGCAATTCCACCACACAGGGCGAAGACAGAGATGAGGGCAAAACagagaaggaaaaaggaaaggatggacagagggagagagagagacatagagaaacaaagaaagagaaagagagagagaaagacaaagaggtagagatggagaaagaggtaGACGCACAAACGTTACCCCCTGCTGATACCCCTCTGGTTCCCTTTGAGCTTCTGGCCCCGGATGGACGTCTGAGGACGGTTCACACGCTGCCCAACTTCGCCCAGGCGCTGGCCGAGGCCCGTAAGGCTCGGTATATCCGTCACCGGGGCAAGCCACCAAGCGAGAGAGAGCTGACCGTCAGAGAAATCTTCTCCAGGAGTCCCAAACCATCACACCCTCTCTTCTGA